The segment CACCCTGTTCGCCGGTGATCTGCGCGGCGGCGTTCTGCAGCGCCAGCTGCACCTCGGCCAACGCGGGCAGCGGAATGTTCGGAGGCAGCACGCGATCGAGAATCCCGTCGCGGCGCATGTAGGCGTGCGCCAGCACGTAGTCGCCGATCGACTGCGACTGCCGCAGGCCGCCACAGTGGCCGATCATCAGCCAGCAATGCGGGCGCAGCACGGCGAGGTGATCGGTGATGTTCTTCGCGTTGGACGGCCCGACGCCGATGTTGACCAGGGTGATGCCATGGCCGTCCTCGGCGATCAGGTGGTACGCCGGCATCTGGTAGCGATGCCAGAGCACGCCGCCAATGATCGCCTGCGCCTCGCCTTCGTCCATGCCGCGTTCGACCACGACGTTGCCCGGCAGCACCATGCGCACGAAGCGACTGTCCTCACGCAGCACGTCGAGGCCGTGGCGGATGAACTGATCGACGTAGCGGTGGTAGTTGGTCAGCAGGATCCATGGCTGCACATGGCGCCAGCCGCTGCCGGTGTAGTGCACCAGCCGGCGCAGCGAGAAATCCACCCGCGCCGCATCGAACAGCGCCAGCGGGTAGGGATCGGCATTCTCCCAGTCGTACAGGCCGTCGGCGATGTCATCGGTGGCCGCCGACAGGTCGGTGCTGGGAAACACCCGTGCGAGCTCGGCGGCGGTCACGCCGCTGCCGGCCAGCTCGTCGCCCTGCTCGATCACGTAGGGATAGGGGATGTTGCGCTCGCTCATGCCCACTTCGACCTGCACGTTGAAATCGCGCATCAACGGGCGCAGCTGATCGAGCAGGTAATTGCGAAAGGCGGCCGGCTGGGTGACCGTCACAGCGTAGACGCCCGGTGCCTGGACCTTGGCATAGGCACGCGTGGAGGCCGGCACCTCGCCATGGCACTGGTAGGTCAGCCGCAACTCCGGGTAACGGAACAGGCTGCGCTCGGCCGCGTTGGGCTCGGTACGCGCGGAGATATAACGCTTGAGCGCCTGATTCAGCGCCGTCGTCGCCTGGGCATGCAGCTCGGCCAGCTGGTCGACGGCCGCCTCGGCACTCGCGGCAACGGTAAAGGTTCTGGATTCGATAGCAGTCATGACAAGTCCCGGCTAGATACCTGCGCCTATCTTGGCTGCATTTGGTGACGGATGTATACGCGCCAGCCCGGCCAATGCCGGCAATGCCCGGCGCCGTTCGGGCAAAAAAAATCCGACGCCAGCGATTGGCGTCGGATCTTGCAGCACACCGGCTCGGCAGCCTGCTCTCGCAGGCCGCCGTTCACGGTTACTTGTCCATCAGCATGGTGCCGTGCTCGGCAAAATGGCGATGCCAGGAGAAGGCCTTCTCCAGCACGTGCGGGGTGTGCCCACCGCGCTGCTTCGCTTCCTCGAGGTAAGCCAGCGCCTGCGGTTTGTAGTCCGGGTGCATGCAGTTCTCGATGACCCGCGCCGCAGCCTCGACCGGCGCCAGGCCACGCAGGTCCGCATAGCCCTGCTCGGTGATGATGACGTCGACGTCGTGGTTGGTGTGGTCCACGTGGGTGACGAACGGCACGATCGAAGAAACCTTGCCGTCCTTCGCCGTCGAGGTGGTCACGAAGATGCTGATACGCGCGTTGCGGGCGAAGTCACCCGAACCGCCGATACCGTTCATCATGTGCGTACCGTTGACGTGCGTGGAGTTCACGTTGCCGTAGATGTCCGCCTCCAGCGCCGTGTTGAAGGAGATGATGCCCAGGCGACGAATCACTTCCGGGTGGTTGGAAATTTCCTGCGGACGGAACACCACCTTGTCGGCGTACTTGGCCATGTCGGTGGCGAGGGTTTCCACGCGCTTCTTCGACAGCGAGAAGGCCGTCCCCGCGGCGAACTTCACCACACCGGCATCGATCAGGTCGAACACACCGTCCTGCAGCACTTCGGAAGCGACAGTCAGGTCCTTGAACTCGGAGGTCTTCATGCCGGCCAGCACCGCGTTGGCCACCGAGCCGACGCCGGACTGCAGCGGCGCCAGGCTGT is part of the Stutzerimonas balearica DSM 6083 genome and harbors:
- the amn gene encoding AMP nucleosidase — translated: MTAIESRTFTVAASAEAAVDQLAELHAQATTALNQALKRYISARTEPNAAERSLFRYPELRLTYQCHGEVPASTRAYAKVQAPGVYAVTVTQPAAFRNYLLDQLRPLMRDFNVQVEVGMSERNIPYPYVIEQGDELAGSGVTAAELARVFPSTDLSAATDDIADGLYDWENADPYPLALFDAARVDFSLRRLVHYTGSGWRHVQPWILLTNYHRYVDQFIRHGLDVLREDSRFVRMVLPGNVVVERGMDEGEAQAIIGGVLWHRYQMPAYHLIAEDGHGITLVNIGVGPSNAKNITDHLAVLRPHCWLMIGHCGGLRQSQSIGDYVLAHAYMRRDGILDRVLPPNIPLPALAEVQLALQNAAAQITGEQGDALKKRLRTGTVLTYDDRNWELRWAQERPFINLSRAVAVDMESGTIAAQGYRLRVPYGTLLCVSDKPLHSEIKLPGSANAFYERAVTQHLKIGICALELLRCQLNSLHSRKLRSFDEPPFR